A single genomic interval of Psychroserpens sp. NJDZ02 harbors:
- a CDS encoding FAD-binding and (Fe-S)-binding domain-containing protein, which yields MNLNKLKNSLLGELYSDDLIKSIYATDASVYRMLPAAVAYPKNNEDIKTLIAFAKTNNTSLIPRTAGTSLAGQCVGNGIVVDVSKHCNNIVSIDQLNKTVTVQPGVVRDQLNNYLKPFGLFFGPNTSTSNRCMIGGMVGNNSSGTTSIKYGVTRDKVVELHTILSDGSAVVFKSLSQEEFKEKLNLESLEGQIYNQLYNDVLTEVAQKEINAHFPKQEIHRRNTGYAIDQLIDNGDINLCRLLTGSEGTLAFTTQITLKLDDLPLKHRVMVALHFNTIEDCLIAVRPAMEHDLYNCEMMDKTILDLTKHNKTQQDNRYFIQGDPEAILMCEVRGNSLEEANQKANALILQVEKETLSYANPILIEDQIDKANNLRSAGLGLLGNMIGDKKAVACIEDTAVALPDLANYISDFTALMKGYNQKAVYYAHAGAGELHLRPILDLKKSEDVKLFRQITTDVAHLVKKYKGSFSGEHGDGIVRGEFVKLMIGDKNYQLLKGIKSTFDPNNIFNPGKIVDAFPMDKNLRYETDRKVPEIKTILDFSKSEGILREAEKCNGSGDCRKLPEFGGTMCPSYRATRDEKDTTRARANALREYLTNSEKSNKFNHTELKQVFDLCLSCKACSSECPSSVDVASLKAEFLYQYQKENGVPFRTKLFAYNDKLNHLGRHFKGLTNFMFSNTITSSVIKQASGVAKERSLPLLSDKTLSKEYQILKNNLIVSKAIKTVYLFNDEFTNQLDAEIGRDAIHLLTRLNYKVELIDNVESGRAFMSKGLLEQAKKVADKNVAIFKNIVSENTPLIGIEPSAILSFKDEYPRLVDDKISAKAIAEHTYLIEEFLSNEIALGNIKSDQFSEDEKTIKFHGHCHQKSQSNQIYSFNVLNLPKNYKVTIIPSGCCGMAGSFGYEKEHYKVSMQIGEQTLFPAVRKSPKTTQISANGTSCRHQIKDGTQRIALHPITILKNALL from the coding sequence ATGAATTTAAACAAGCTGAAAAATAGTTTATTAGGAGAATTGTACTCTGACGATTTAATTAAATCTATATACGCTACAGATGCATCCGTTTACAGAATGCTTCCGGCTGCTGTAGCTTATCCTAAAAATAATGAGGATATTAAAACGTTAATTGCTTTTGCTAAAACCAATAATACGTCTTTAATACCAAGAACAGCTGGTACATCTCTTGCAGGTCAATGCGTAGGAAATGGTATTGTTGTCGATGTGTCCAAACATTGTAACAATATAGTATCTATAGATCAGCTTAATAAAACGGTTACGGTTCAACCCGGAGTTGTTAGAGATCAATTAAATAATTATTTAAAACCTTTCGGTTTGTTTTTTGGCCCCAATACGTCTACTTCTAATCGCTGTATGATTGGTGGTATGGTTGGTAATAATTCTTCTGGTACGACTTCAATTAAGTATGGCGTCACTAGAGATAAAGTAGTAGAGCTTCATACTATATTAAGTGATGGTAGTGCTGTTGTTTTTAAAAGCTTGTCTCAAGAAGAATTTAAAGAAAAATTAAACCTTGAGTCATTAGAAGGCCAGATATATAATCAACTATATAACGACGTGCTCACAGAAGTCGCTCAAAAAGAAATTAATGCACACTTTCCAAAACAAGAGATACATAGAAGAAACACGGGGTATGCTATTGATCAGTTGATTGATAATGGTGACATTAATTTATGTCGTTTATTAACAGGTAGTGAAGGTACATTGGCGTTTACAACACAAATCACTTTAAAATTAGATGATTTACCGTTGAAGCATCGGGTAATGGTGGCGCTACATTTTAACACTATAGAAGATTGCTTAATTGCTGTTAGACCAGCAATGGAACATGATTTATATAATTGTGAGATGATGGATAAAACTATCTTAGATTTAACTAAACATAATAAAACACAACAGGACAATAGGTATTTTATTCAAGGTGACCCAGAAGCAATATTAATGTGTGAAGTAAGGGGGAATAGCTTAGAAGAGGCAAATCAAAAAGCGAATGCCTTAATTTTGCAAGTTGAAAAAGAAACTTTAAGCTATGCTAATCCAATATTGATTGAAGACCAAATAGATAAAGCGAATAATTTAAGAAGTGCAGGTTTAGGACTTCTTGGTAATATGATTGGTGATAAAAAAGCAGTCGCATGTATTGAAGATACAGCGGTCGCGTTACCGGATTTAGCTAATTATATTTCAGATTTTACAGCCTTGATGAAAGGTTATAATCAAAAAGCGGTGTATTACGCACATGCTGGTGCAGGTGAGTTGCATTTACGTCCTATTTTAGATTTAAAAAAGAGTGAAGATGTTAAGTTGTTTAGACAAATAACAACAGATGTAGCACATTTAGTTAAAAAATATAAGGGATCGTTTAGCGGAGAGCATGGTGATGGTATTGTTAGAGGTGAATTTGTAAAATTAATGATTGGTGATAAAAATTATCAGTTATTAAAAGGTATAAAATCAACTTTTGATCCCAATAACATATTTAATCCAGGTAAAATAGTAGATGCTTTTCCAATGGATAAAAATCTACGCTATGAAACTGATCGAAAAGTACCCGAAATTAAAACGATTCTCGATTTTTCTAAATCAGAAGGTATTCTTCGTGAAGCCGAAAAATGTAATGGCTCTGGGGATTGTCGAAAATTACCTGAATTTGGAGGGACAATGTGCCCTAGTTATCGAGCGACTAGAGACGAAAAAGATACAACCAGAGCAAGAGCAAATGCATTAAGAGAATATTTGACAAATTCGGAAAAATCAAACAAGTTTAATCACACAGAGTTAAAGCAGGTTTTTGATTTGTGTTTGAGTTGTAAAGCATGTTCTAGTGAGTGTCCAAGTAGTGTGGATGTTGCCAGTTTAAAAGCCGAATTTTTATACCAATATCAAAAAGAAAATGGTGTGCCTTTTAGAACAAAATTGTTTGCTTATAATGACAAATTAAATCATCTAGGAAGACATTTTAAAGGGTTGACTAATTTCATGTTCTCTAACACAATAACATCTTCTGTAATTAAACAGGCATCAGGTGTTGCCAAGGAGAGAAGTTTACCCTTATTATCAGATAAAACGTTATCTAAAGAGTATCAGATCCTTAAGAATAATCTAATTGTATCAAAAGCAATCAAAACAGTGTATTTGTTTAATGACGAATTTACTAATCAATTGGATGCTGAAATAGGAAGAGATGCTATTCATTTATTAACCAGGTTAAACTATAAAGTGGAGCTTATCGATAATGTAGAGTCTGGGCGGGCGTTCATGTCTAAAGGTTTATTGGAGCAAGCTAAAAAAGTGGCGGACAAAAATGTGGCTATTTTTAAAAATATAGTTTCTGAAAATACACCTTTAATAGGAATTGAACCCTCTGCTATTTTATCATTTAAAGATGAATACCCAAGGTTGGTCGACGACAAAATTTCAGCGAAAGCGATAGCAGAACACACCTACTTAATTGAGGAATTTTTATCCAATGAAATAGCACTAGGAAACATCAAATCGGATCAGTTTTCTGAAGATGAAAAAACAATTAAGTTTCATGGACATTGTCATCAAAAATCGCAATCCAATCAAATCTATAGTTTTAATGTGCTCAACCTTCCTAAAAACTATAAAGTAACCATTATCCCAAGTGGTTGTTGTGGTATGGCTGGTAGTTTTGGTTACGAAAAAGAACATTATAAAGTAAGCATGCAAATAGGGGAGCAGACCTTATTTCCTGCAGTTCGAAAATCACCTAAAACAACACAAATAAGTGCTAATGGTACTAGTTGTAGGCATCAAATTAAGGATGGAACACAACGTATTGCATTACATCCTATTACTATTTTAAAAAATGCTTTATTGTAG
- the bshA gene encoding N-acetyl-alpha-D-glucosaminyl L-malate synthase BshA — translation MKIGIVCYPTFGGSGVVATELGLELSKRGHEIHFITYNQPVRLELLGNNVHFHEVAVPEYPLFHYQPYELALSSKLVDMVKLHGIEVLHVHYAIPHAYAAYMAQKMLREDNIYVPIVTTLHGTDITLVGSHPFYKPAVTFSINKSDAVTAVSQSLKDDTLRLFDIKNEINVVTNFIDITKFSNGFTDCQRGMMANEDEKIITHISNMREVKRIPDVINIFNEIQKEVPAKLMMVGEGPEREPAERLCEKLGITDKVVFFGNSNEIDRILCFSDLFLLPSKTESFGLSALEAMASGVPVISSNTGGIPEVNKDGFSGFLSDVGDVKSMSKNAIHILKNEDVLKQFKINAKEQAKTFDIHRIVPQYEAIYEETLNKCKILK, via the coding sequence ATGAAAATAGGTATTGTTTGTTATCCAACATTTGGAGGAAGTGGCGTTGTAGCAACCGAATTAGGTTTAGAGTTATCAAAACGTGGTCATGAGATTCATTTTATAACGTATAATCAACCCGTAAGATTGGAGTTATTAGGTAACAACGTTCATTTTCATGAAGTAGCCGTTCCAGAATATCCTTTGTTTCATTATCAACCTTACGAACTTGCTTTATCTAGTAAATTAGTAGACATGGTAAAACTTCATGGTATTGAAGTTTTACATGTGCATTATGCAATACCGCATGCATACGCCGCTTATATGGCTCAAAAAATGCTTAGAGAGGATAATATTTATGTTCCTATTGTAACAACTTTGCACGGTACAGATATTACGTTAGTAGGTAGTCACCCTTTTTATAAGCCAGCAGTAACTTTTAGTATCAATAAATCGGATGCTGTCACCGCTGTATCTCAAAGTTTAAAGGATGATACGTTACGTTTATTTGATATTAAAAATGAAATTAATGTAGTGACTAACTTTATAGATATTACAAAATTTAGTAATGGATTTACGGATTGTCAACGGGGTATGATGGCCAATGAAGATGAAAAAATTATTACGCACATAAGTAATATGCGAGAAGTCAAACGTATACCTGATGTGATTAATATTTTTAATGAAATTCAAAAAGAAGTTCCAGCAAAGTTAATGATGGTTGGAGAAGGTCCAGAAAGAGAACCTGCTGAGCGTTTATGTGAAAAATTAGGAATTACAGATAAAGTGGTCTTTTTTGGTAATAGTAATGAGATTGACAGAATATTATGTTTCTCAGATTTGTTTTTATTACCAAGTAAAACAGAAAGTTTTGGATTATCAGCATTAGAAGCTATGGCGTCTGGCGTACCTGTAATATCTAGTAATACAGGAGGAATTCCAGAAGTAAATAAGGATGGTTTCTCAGGTTTTTTAAGTGATGTTGGAGATGTAAAGTCTATGAGTAAAAATGCGATTCATATTTTAAAGAATGAAGACGTATTAAAACAATTTAAGATCAATGCAAAAGAACAAGCTAAAACTTTTGATATCCATCGTATAGTACCGCAATATGAAGCTATTTATGAAGAAACATTGAATAAATGTAAGATTTTGAAGTAA
- a CDS encoding glycoside hydrolase family 3 N-terminal domain-containing protein, with protein MQYLKYLVLLLVFTSVLHAQDTPNPLLDKDPVAQQKWVDDLYDSMTLEEKIGQLYMVQVFSKQTAREKNAIVNLIRDNKIGGLIYSKGGPVRQAKLNNELQAAAKIPLLIGMDAEWGLSMRLDSTYAFPWNMTLGAIKNNQLIEQTGRQLGEHCKRIGVHFNFAPVVDINTNPNNPIIGNRSFGEDRDNVTDKALAFMKGMQSVGVLANAKHFPGHGDTSSDSHKTLPTVDFDEKRIDSIELYPYKKLIKEGLSSVMVAHLNIPSLEPRDGFPSTLSENIVTNILKQRLGFKGLIFTDALTMKGASNYSAPGDIDLAAFKAGNDVMLMSGDVPTAINKFVDAYNNKDITEARLAHSVKKILMAKYKVGLNKYRPIGTYNLVSDLSRIKDDALYEMLMENAITIARDTTNQLPFRNLETKKIAYVKLGDDGGSYFVDELKKYTKVHEISDDNLDELIKKLQSYNTVIIGFHKSNDSPWKSYKFSNKELVWLQEIARTNNVILDVFAKPYALLDLKSVTNIESVVVSYQNSKISQEKSAQLIFGAIPARGTLPVSAGEFFKVGDGKQSNSLERLGYTIPERVGMSSEALKKIDSIANYAVSGKMTPGIQLVIARKGKVIYNKNFGKHTYEGNEAVAFDDIYDIASLTKIVATLPLMMELEEQGIVSLETKLGDIIPLYKNSNKKNITLKKMLSHYAQLKPWIPFYFKTLDPDTKQPSAKYYRKTKTKGFSIKVSPELFLRDDYKDSINMRIKDTDLLSRLRYRYSDLPYYILKQYIESHYDRRLDELTADHFYKSLGANHTMYNPYNKVSNSKIVPTENDDYYRYQKVQGYVHDMGAAMQDGVGGHAGVFSNANDIAKIMQLYLQKGFYGGKRYFKSETLDKFNTCYYCESNNRRGIGFDKPQLGESGPTCGCVSMTSFGHSGFTGTYAWADPEQEIVYVFMANRTYPSSKGPNTLLRKDIRTNIQAAIYDAIID; from the coding sequence ATGCAATATTTAAAATACCTTGTCTTATTATTAGTGTTTACCAGCGTTTTACACGCTCAAGATACACCCAATCCATTATTGGATAAAGATCCTGTAGCACAACAAAAATGGGTAGATGATCTTTATGATTCGATGACCTTAGAAGAGAAAATTGGACAATTGTACATGGTTCAGGTTTTTTCTAAACAAACAGCACGAGAAAAAAATGCCATAGTTAATTTAATTAGAGACAACAAAATTGGAGGTTTAATTTACTCTAAAGGTGGTCCTGTTAGACAAGCAAAACTTAATAATGAGTTACAAGCTGCCGCTAAAATACCGTTATTAATTGGTATGGATGCGGAATGGGGCTTGAGTATGCGTTTGGATTCTACTTACGCTTTTCCATGGAATATGACGCTAGGTGCTATTAAAAACAATCAGTTGATAGAGCAAACTGGACGTCAGTTAGGTGAACATTGTAAGCGTATAGGCGTTCATTTTAATTTTGCACCAGTTGTAGATATTAATACTAATCCAAATAATCCAATCATTGGAAACCGTTCCTTTGGAGAAGATAGGGACAATGTTACAGATAAAGCTTTAGCATTTATGAAAGGAATGCAGAGTGTTGGCGTCTTAGCTAATGCGAAACACTTTCCAGGACATGGAGATACCTCTTCAGATTCTCATAAAACACTACCAACGGTTGATTTTGATGAAAAACGAATAGACTCTATCGAGTTATATCCGTATAAAAAGCTAATTAAAGAAGGTTTGTCAAGTGTTATGGTTGCACATCTTAATATTCCTAGTTTAGAGCCTAGAGATGGATTCCCTTCAACATTATCTGAAAACATTGTAACTAATATATTAAAACAACGTTTAGGGTTTAAAGGGCTTATTTTTACGGATGCTTTAACGATGAAAGGGGCGTCTAATTATAGCGCGCCTGGAGATATAGATTTAGCGGCTTTTAAAGCTGGTAATGATGTGATGTTAATGTCAGGAGATGTCCCAACAGCAATTAATAAATTTGTTGATGCTTACAACAATAAAGATATTACTGAAGCACGCTTAGCACATTCGGTTAAAAAAATATTAATGGCTAAGTATAAAGTTGGTCTAAATAAGTATAGACCAATTGGAACTTATAATTTAGTGTCTGATTTAAGTAGAATAAAAGATGATGCACTGTATGAGATGTTAATGGAAAATGCCATTACTATTGCTAGAGATACTACAAATCAGTTACCCTTCAGAAATCTTGAAACAAAAAAAATAGCCTATGTTAAATTAGGAGATGATGGAGGATCATATTTTGTAGATGAACTTAAAAAATACACTAAGGTACATGAAATTTCTGATGATAATTTAGATGAATTAATTAAAAAATTGCAATCCTATAATACGGTTATTATTGGATTTCACAAGTCTAATGATAGTCCTTGGAAGAGTTATAAATTTTCGAATAAAGAATTAGTGTGGTTGCAAGAAATAGCAAGAACAAACAATGTAATTCTTGATGTATTTGCTAAGCCTTATGCGCTTTTAGATTTAAAATCAGTGACTAACATTGAAAGTGTTGTTGTTAGTTATCAGAACAGTAAAATAAGCCAAGAAAAATCGGCACAACTTATTTTTGGAGCTATTCCTGCTCGAGGGACGTTACCAGTATCCGCAGGCGAGTTTTTTAAAGTAGGGGACGGTAAACAATCTAATAGTTTGGAAAGATTAGGCTATACCATTCCGGAACGTGTGGGCATGTCTAGTGAGGCGTTAAAAAAAATTGACTCAATTGCTAACTACGCGGTAAGTGGTAAAATGACCCCAGGCATACAGTTAGTTATAGCAAGAAAAGGAAAGGTTATTTACAATAAAAATTTTGGTAAACATACGTATGAAGGTAACGAGGCTGTAGCTTTTGATGATATCTATGATATTGCATCGTTAACAAAAATTGTAGCGACTTTACCTCTAATGATGGAGTTGGAAGAACAAGGTATTGTTTCTTTAGAGACCAAACTGGGTGACATCATTCCATTGTATAAAAATTCTAATAAAAAAAACATCACTTTAAAGAAGATGTTGTCGCATTATGCACAGTTAAAACCTTGGATTCCTTTTTATTTTAAAACATTAGACCCCGATACAAAACAACCTTCAGCAAAGTATTATAGAAAGACAAAAACAAAAGGATTCTCTATAAAAGTATCTCCAGAATTATTTTTACGAGATGATTATAAGGATTCAATAAACATGAGGATTAAGGATACGGATTTATTATCTAGACTGAGATATAGATATAGTGATTTGCCTTATTATATATTAAAGCAATATATAGAGTCGCATTACGATAGACGGTTGGACGAGTTAACTGCAGATCATTTTTATAAGTCTTTAGGTGCCAACCATACGATGTACAATCCTTATAACAAAGTAAGTAATAGTAAAATTGTACCGACAGAGAATGATGATTATTACCGTTATCAAAAGGTACAAGGTTATGTACATGATATGGGTGCAGCAATGCAAGATGGTGTTGGTGGTCATGCAGGTGTTTTTAGTAACGCAAATGATATTGCTAAAATTATGCAGTTGTATTTACAAAAAGGATTTTACGGTGGTAAACGGTATTTTAAATCCGAAACTTTAGATAAATTTAATACCTGCTATTATTGTGAAAGTAATAACAGGAGAGGTATTGGATTTGATAAACCACAATTAGGAGAATCAGGACCAACTTGCGGTTGTGTTAGTATGACTAGTTTTGGACATTCTGGTTTTACAGGAACGTATGCTTGGGCAGACCCAGAACAGGAAATAGTGTATGTCTTTATGGCAAATAGAACGTATCCGTCATCTAAAGGACCCAATACTTTATTACGTAAAGACATTAGAACCAATATTCAGGCAGCCATCTACGATGCTATTATAGATTAA
- a CDS encoding ABC transporter ATPase, producing the protein MLVDFNTLPETSRVWIYQANRSFSDAELEEIKSKLDVFVEGWTAHGGELKAGYDIRYKRFIIIALDQDLNQATGCSIDASVVFIQQLEKEYEVDLLDKMNVSYKQGEFVAHKTLTDFRKMAKQKAVSKNTIVFNNLVTNIEELNESWEVPASESWHNRFLS; encoded by the coding sequence ATGTTAGTAGATTTTAACACATTACCAGAAACGTCAAGAGTTTGGATTTACCAAGCTAATCGCTCATTTTCTGATGCCGAATTAGAAGAAATCAAGTCAAAACTGGATGTCTTTGTAGAAGGATGGACAGCACATGGTGGCGAATTAAAAGCGGGTTATGATATTAGGTATAAACGTTTTATAATAATAGCTTTAGATCAGGATTTAAACCAAGCAACAGGTTGTAGTATTGATGCTTCTGTAGTGTTTATACAGCAGTTAGAAAAAGAATACGAAGTCGACTTATTAGACAAAATGAATGTGTCTTACAAGCAAGGAGAATTTGTAGCTCACAAAACATTGACAGATTTTAGAAAAATGGCTAAACAAAAGGCAGTCTCTAAAAACACTATTGTATTTAACAATTTAGTGACTAATATTGAAGAGTTAAATGAAAGCTGGGAAGTTCCTGCAAGCGAAAGTTGGCATAATCGTTTTTTGAGTTAA
- the serB gene encoding phosphoserine phosphatase SerB, with product MTNDIFLLNISGQDKPGLTSGLTNVLSQYGAKVLDIGQANIHDTLSLGILFEIESGNNSASVLKDLLFKAYELGVKAKFTPISLEDYEKWVDLQGKDRYIITILGDKLTAEQISEVTKFISDKNLNIDAIKRLTGRTSLVKEAEYPRASIQLSIRGKIENKSEFTEKFMQISHNLDVDIAFQEDNIYRRNRRLVCFDMDSTLIQAEVIDKLAELAGVGDEVKAITESAMQGEIDFNESFKQRMKLLKGLSEDVLHDVAINLPITKGARRLIDTLKKYGFKTAILSGGFTYFGHYLQKELGMDYVYANQLEIKDGVLTGGYLGDIVDGNKKAEYLKEIAEKEGIDISQTIAVGDGANDLPMLNLAGLGIAFHAKPKVKNNAQSAISSIGLDGVLYLLGYHDRHIDLIE from the coding sequence ATGACTAACGATATATTTCTTTTAAACATTTCAGGGCAAGATAAACCAGGTCTAACATCTGGACTAACTAATGTTTTGTCTCAATATGGCGCTAAAGTTTTAGATATCGGTCAAGCTAACATACATGATACTTTATCATTAGGTATTTTGTTTGAAATAGAATCAGGAAATAATTCGGCCTCAGTTTTAAAGGATTTATTGTTTAAAGCTTATGAGTTGGGCGTAAAAGCTAAGTTTACTCCAATTTCATTAGAGGATTATGAAAAATGGGTGGATCTTCAAGGAAAAGACCGTTACATTATTACTATTTTAGGAGATAAATTAACAGCAGAACAAATCTCTGAGGTAACTAAATTTATTTCAGATAAAAACTTAAACATTGATGCTATTAAACGACTAACAGGTCGTACCTCATTGGTTAAAGAAGCAGAATACCCTAGAGCATCAATTCAGTTATCGATAAGAGGTAAAATTGAAAATAAATCAGAATTTACTGAAAAGTTTATGCAAATATCACACAATTTAGATGTGGATATTGCATTCCAAGAGGATAATATATACAGACGCAACAGACGCTTGGTTTGTTTTGATATGGACTCGACATTAATTCAGGCAGAAGTTATTGATAAGTTAGCAGAATTGGCAGGTGTTGGAGACGAAGTAAAGGCAATTACTGAGTCGGCTATGCAAGGCGAAATTGATTTCAACGAAAGTTTTAAACAACGTATGAAGTTGTTAAAAGGATTAAGTGAAGATGTGCTGCATGATGTTGCAATTAATTTACCTATTACAAAAGGAGCTAGACGTTTGATTGATACACTAAAAAAATACGGTTTTAAAACAGCTATTTTATCAGGTGGATTCACTTATTTTGGACATTACCTGCAAAAGGAGTTAGGTATGGATTACGTCTATGCTAATCAACTAGAAATTAAAGATGGAGTTCTTACTGGTGGTTACCTTGGTGATATTGTGGATGGTAATAAAAAGGCAGAATATCTTAAAGAAATTGCAGAAAAAGAAGGGATTGACATTAGTCAAACCATCGCGGTTGGAGATGGAGCAAATGATTTACCAATGCTAAATTTAGCAGGATTAGGTATTGCTTTTCATGCCAAACCAAAAGTGAAAAATAATGCCCAAAGTGCCATTTCTAGCATAGGACTAGATGGTGTTTTATATTTATTAGGGTATCACGATAGACATATAGATTTAATAGAATAA
- a CDS encoding (Fe-S)-binding protein — protein sequence MSETLIVPTMAEMMSQGKTPDILFWVGSAGSYDDRAKKITKAFIKILNKANVNFAVLGTEESATGDLAKRVGNEFLFQMQAVMNIEVLNGYEVKRIVTCDPHAFNCLKNEYPELGGKYEVLHHTQFIKQLIDSKVIEVKDDSFKGKRITFHDPCYLGRANSEYQAPRAVLSVLNANLQEMKRSKATALCCGAGGGQMFKEPEKGALDINELRTQDALETKPDIIATGCPYCMTMMSDGVKVKEKENEVKVMDIAELIASAQGL from the coding sequence ATGAGCGAAACACTTATAGTGCCAACGATGGCAGAAATGATGAGCCAAGGTAAAACTCCAGATATTTTATTTTGGGTAGGATCAGCAGGAAGTTATGATGATAGAGCTAAAAAAATAACAAAAGCATTTATTAAAATTTTAAACAAAGCTAATGTTAATTTTGCCGTATTAGGGACTGAAGAAAGCGCAACAGGAGATTTGGCAAAACGTGTAGGAAACGAGTTTTTGTTTCAGATGCAAGCTGTGATGAATATAGAAGTATTAAATGGATATGAGGTAAAACGAATTGTAACCTGCGATCCACATGCTTTTAATTGTTTAAAAAACGAATATCCAGAGTTAGGTGGTAAGTATGAGGTATTACACCACACACAATTCATAAAGCAATTAATAGACTCTAAAGTTATTGAAGTCAAAGATGATAGCTTTAAAGGTAAGCGTATCACATTCCATGACCCGTGTTATTTAGGTCGTGCTAATTCGGAATACCAAGCACCAAGAGCTGTTCTATCAGTTTTAAATGCCAATCTGCAAGAAATGAAGCGTAGTAAAGCGACAGCTTTATGTTGTGGAGCAGGAGGTGGGCAAATGTTTAAAGAGCCGGAAAAAGGTGCTTTGGATATTAACGAGCTAAGGACGCAAGATGCTTTGGAAACCAAACCGGATATTATCGCAACAGGTTGTCCGTATTGTATGACAATGATGTCTGATGGTGTAAAAGTGAAAGAAAAAGAAAATGAGGTAAAGGTTATGGATATAGCCGAGCTAATAGCTAGCGCCCAAGGATTATAA
- a CDS encoding 4Fe-4S dicluster domain-containing protein — protein sequence MEYIPNIIFAIILAAGIGYFANNVRKLVRNIKLGKDLDVSDNKPQRWKNMAYIALGQSKMVKRPIAGFLHVVVYVGFIIINIEVLEIIIDGLFGTHRIGHSILPGALYGFLIASFEILAVLVLVSVIIFWVRRNIIKLKRFMSAEMTGWPKSDGNIILYFEVVLMCLFLVMNATDTVFQGYDSGNVISQFIAPLFSGVSEATLHIVERAAWWLHIVGILTFLNYLYFSKHLHILLAFPNTYYGKLTPKGQFANNPAVTKEVKMMMDPDADPFAAAPEGEDDAVPEKFGASDVQDLSWVNLLNAYTCTECGRCTSECPANLTGKKLSPRKIMMDTRDRLEEVGKNIDANKGVFVDDGKQLLGDYVTDEELWACTSCNACVEACPVSIDPLNIIMQMRQYSVMEKSSAPTELNNMMTNIENNGAPWPYNQMDRLNWKDE from the coding sequence ATGGAATACATACCAAATATAATTTTTGCAATCATACTTGCTGCAGGTATTGGTTATTTTGCAAATAATGTCAGAAAACTAGTCAGAAATATAAAACTAGGTAAAGATTTAGACGTTTCAGATAACAAACCACAGCGTTGGAAAAATATGGCATACATTGCTTTGGGACAAAGCAAAATGGTTAAACGTCCAATCGCAGGTTTTTTGCACGTTGTAGTATATGTTGGATTTATAATTATTAATATCGAAGTTTTAGAAATCATAATAGATGGTTTATTTGGCACACATAGGATTGGACATTCAATTTTACCCGGTGCTTTATATGGCTTTTTAATTGCCAGTTTTGAGATATTAGCAGTCCTTGTATTGGTTTCAGTTATCATCTTTTGGGTCAGACGTAATATAATAAAACTTAAACGTTTTATGAGTGCAGAGATGACTGGATGGCCTAAGTCAGATGGTAACATTATCCTTTATTTTGAAGTCGTTTTAATGTGTTTGTTTTTAGTAATGAATGCTACAGATACCGTTTTTCAAGGCTATGATTCAGGAAACGTAATCAGTCAATTTATTGCACCATTATTTAGTGGAGTGTCAGAAGCAACCTTACATATTGTAGAACGTGCAGCTTGGTGGTTGCATATCGTTGGTATTTTAACGTTTTTAAATTACCTATATTTCTCAAAGCATTTACACATCCTGTTAGCTTTTCCAAATACGTATTACGGTAAATTAACTCCAAAAGGACAATTTGCTAATAATCCAGCAGTAACAAAAGAAGTTAAAATGATGATGGATCCAGATGCAGATCCGTTTGCAGCTGCACCAGAAGGAGAAGACGATGCTGTTCCAGAAAAATTTGGAGCAAGCGATGTGCAAGATTTAAGTTGGGTAAACCTTTTAAACGCTTATACTTGTACAGAATGTGGACGTTGTACAAGCGAGTGTCCTGCTAATTTAACGGGTAAAAAATTATCACCTCGTAAAATTATGATGGATACAAGAGACCGTCTGGAGGAAGTTGGTAAAAATATAGATGCTAATAAAGGTGTGTTTGTAGATGATGGTAAACAACTATTAGGCGACTATGTTACAGATGAAGAACTTTGGGCTTGTACTAGTTGTAACGCTTGTGTAGAAGCTTGTCCAGTAAGTATTGATCCTTTAAATATTATCATGCAGATGCGTCAATATTCTGTGATGGAAAAAAGCTCGGCGCCAACAGAGCTTAATAATATGATGACCAATATCGAAAACAATGGTGCCCCATGGCCTTACAATCAAATGGACCGTTTAAATTGGAAAGACGAGTAG